The Candidatus Methylomirabilota bacterium region GTGGACGGAGAGTCCCGACGGGCTCGTGTACGAGTTCAAGCTGCGCCGCGGGCTCAAGTTCCACAACGGCGACCCTGTGACGGCCGACGACGCCAAATGGAGCTTCGAGCGCTACCAGGGCGCAGGTGCGAAGCAGCTCCAGACCAGAGTGCGGCAGGTGGACGCGGTCGACCCACTGACGCTGCGCTTCCAGCTCAAGGAGCCCTGGCCGGATTTCATGACCTTCTATGGCACCACCGCCACGGCGGCCGGAATCGTCCTGCCCAGGAAATACTTCGAGCAGGTCGGGGCGGACGGCTTCAAGCAGAAGCCCATCGGCGCGGGCCCCTACAGGTTTGTGAGCCAGCGGCCCGGCATAGACGTGGTCCTGGAAGCCTTCCCCGGATACTGGCGGCACGCGCCGTACGTCAAGCGGCTGACCATGAAGGGAGTGCCCGACAGCACCACGCGGCTGACGATGCTCAGGAGCGGCGAGACGGACTTCGCCCTCTTCCTCGACGGGCCCGACGCGGAGGCGGTGAAGCGCGATCCGCGCCTGACGCTGACGGCCACGCGGCATGCGTCCATTTTCTGGATCGAGTTCGCCGACCAGTGGGATCTCAAGTCGCCGTGGAGCGACAAGCGCCTGCGGCTGGCGGTCAACTACGCACTCGATCGCAAGGGGACGAACGAGGCCGCCTGCCTCGGCTTCTGCCCGCCGGCCGGCGTCATCGTCCCGCGCGTGATGGACTTCGCGCTCCAGGTTCCACCGCTGCCCTACGACCCGGGCAAGGCCAAGCAGCTCCTCGCAGAGGCCGGCTACCCGAACGGCTTCGACGCCGGGGAGTTCGTGGCCATCCCGGGCTTCCCCACGGTGGGCGAGGCCGCGCTGAACAACCTCATCGCGGTCGGTATCCGGATGAGGATGCGGCCGATGGAGCGCGCCGCCTTCTACGCCGCCTGGCAGGAGAAGAAGCTCCGCGGGCTGTTCCTCGTCGCCGTGGGGAACTCGGGCAACGCCGCGAGTCGCGTCGAGGCGTTCATCTACTCCAAGGGCGCCTCCGCCTACGGCGGCTATCCGGACATCGACGAGCTGTTCCTGCAGCAGGCGCGCGAGCGGGATCCCGCCAAGCGCGAGGTCCTGCTCCACCGTATCCAGCAGGCCACCATAGATCGGGTGATGTTCGCGCCGCTCATGGACCTGCGCGGGCTGATCGCCATCGGACCGCGGCTGGCCGACCACACCATGAACACGATCCCGATGTACCCGTTCCCCGTGTACGAGGACATTCGGCTCAAGAGCCAGTGACGCCCTCGGCATATGCCGGGGCTTCGCCCCAGGAGGTGACACCATGACGCCCACTCGTCGAGGGTTCCTCACACTGGCTGCCGGCGGCTTCGCGCTGGCCGGCGGCCTCGCCCGTGCGTTCGCCCAGTCCAAGATCAAGCCGGGCCCCCGGGACCTGCTGCTCGTGGTCGACGTGCAGAACTGCTTCACGCCGGGCGGCTCGCTCGCCGTCAACGACGGGGACAAGATCATCCCGATCATCAACCGGCTCGCGCCGGCCTTCGAGCACGTGATCCTGACGCAGGACTGGCACACGCCGGGGCACATCTCCTTCGCGTCGAGCCATGCGGGCAAGAAGCCCTTCGAGACGGTGAGCCTGCCGTACGGGACGCAGGTGTTGTGGCCGGACCACTGCGTGCAGGGGACGCCGGGCGCGGAGCTGCACAAGGACCTGCGCATTCCGCATGCCGAGCTGATCATTCGCAAGGGCTACCGCAACCAGATGGACTCCTACTCGGCTTTCTACGAGGCCGACGGCAAGACGCCGACCGGGCTCGCCGGCTACCTGCGGGAGCGCGGCCTCACGACCGTGTTCCTCGTCGGACTCGCCACCGACTTCTGCGTGTTCTGGTCGGCGATGGACGCGCGCAAGGCGGGCTTCAATGCCCTCGTGATCGAGGATGCCACGCGTGGGATCGACGCCGGCGGCTCGATGGCGAAGTCCTGGCAGGAAATGCTCGGGGCAGGCGTCAAGCGGATCCAGTCGACCGACGTGGCGGTCTAGTGCCGACCGACGCGTTCAGCGCGCTCGAGCGCCTGTGGAGCCTCGCCGGCTGCGAGGCCGCCGCGCTCGAGCGCGTGACGCTCACGGGCGCCGACCCGATCCTGCCCACGGACTTCAAGATCGGCACCGCGGCCTCCGCCGTGATCGCCGCCGGCGCGCTCGCGGCCTCCGAGATCTGGCGGCTGCGGACGGGGCGGGGGCAGTCCGTCTCGGTCGACCTGCGCGCCGCCGTCGCCGCCTTCCGCAGCGAGCGCTACCTGCGCGCCGAGAGCCAGCCGGACCTCCATCTCCGCGATCCCATCTTCGGCTTCTACCAGGCGGGCGACGGGCGCTGGATCCAGATCCATTCCAACCTGCCGCATCACCACGAGGGGGCGTTGAGAGTGCTCGGCTGCGAGGACACGCGCGAGGCCGCCGCCGCGGCCGTCGGGAAGTGGACCGCCGGCGACCTCGAGAACGCGTTCGCGGCGGCGGGCCTGCCCACCGGCATGGTGCGCTCGCGCGCGGAGTGGCACGCCCACCCGCAGGGTCTCGCGGTCGCTGAGCTGCCCCTCTTGGAGATTGTGAAGATAGGCCAGACCCCGCCTCAGCCTGCCGGCGCGGGCCCGCGCGCGCTCTCGGGAATCCGCGTGCTCGACCTCACGCGCGTCATCGCGGGGCCAATCTGCGGCCGCACCCTCGCGGGCTACGGCGCCGACGTGCTGAACGTCTCGTCGAAACACCTCCCGAATCTGCTGGGCTTGGTGATCGATACCGGCTTGGGCAAGCTCTCGGCGTCGCTCGACCTGAGGCAGGCGGGCGACGCCGACCGGCTGCGGGCGCTCGTCCGCGACTGTGACGTCTTCTGCCAGTCCTACCGGCCGGGGGCGCTCGCCCGCCTCGGCCTCGGGGCCGAAGAGATGGCGCGGCTCCGCCCCGGCATCGTGTACGTGACGCTCTCCGCCTTCAGTCACGTCGGGCCATGGCGCGAACGACGGGGATTCGAGACGATCATCCAGTCCGTCAGCGGGATGGCGCACGAGCAGGGGTTAGGCGCCGCCGGAGGCGAGAAGCCCCAGCACCTGCCCGCGCAGGTGGTGGACCACGGCACGGGATACCTCGCCGCCTTCGGCGCGCAGGTCGCGCTCGCCCGCCGCGCGCGCGAAGGCGGCAGCTACCTGGTGCGCGTGTCGCTGGCTCAGACCGGAAAGTGGGTTGATGCTCTAGGGCGCGTGGATGGCCGGCGCACACCCGACCTCACGCCGGACGCCGTGCAGGACCTGATGGCGGACATGGACTCACCCTACGGCCGGCTGCGCCACGTCGTGCCCGCCGCGCGGCTGTCGGAGACGCCCGCGTTCTGGTCGCGTCCGACGGTGCCGCTCGGCACCCACCCGGCCGCCTGGCCCGCCTGAGCGCCCATGGTTAGGCACCTCGACGTGCCGGACGACTCGGGGATCAGCGGCAAGGTCGCGGTCGTGATGGGCGGTGGCGCCGCGGGCGCCGGCATCGGCAACGGCCGCGCCGCCGCGATCCTCCTGGCCAGGGCGGGCGCCCGGGTCGTCGTGGTGGATCGCACAATCGATCTGGCCGAGCAGACGGTCGCGATGATCAAAGAGCAGGGGTGGGAAGCCCTCGCGCTCGAGGCGGATATTACCCGGGCGGAGGACTGCGCCATGGTGGTGAAGGCGGCGCTCGACCAATTCGGCCGCCTCGATCTCCTCGACAACAATGTCGGCATCGGCAGCCGCGGGTCTGTCGTGGACGAGACCCAGGAGAACTGGCGCCGCGTCATGCAGGTCAACGTCGAGACGATGTTCCTGGCCGCCAAGCACGCGATCCCCGCCATGATCCGCGGGGGCGGCGGCGCCATCGTCAACGTGTCGTCGATCTCCGCGCTCAGACCGCGCGGCCTGACGGCCTATTCCGCCTCCAAGGGTGCCGTCATCGCTCTCACCCGCGCCATGGCGGTAGACCACGGCCGCGACGGGGTCCGGGTGAACTGCGTGGCGCCGGGGCCGGTCTACACGCCGATGGTCTACCAGCGCGGCATGAGCGCGGAGGCCCGCGACCGGCGCCGCCGCGCCTCTGTCTTGGGGATCGAAGGCACCGGCTGGGACGTCGGCCACGCGGTGCGCTTCCTCCTCTCGGATCACGCGCGCTACATCACGGGGCACACGCTCGTCGTCGACGGTGGCGCCACGCTGTCGGGGCCGGAGCGCGCGTCGGAGTGAGAGGTTAGCCTCGGGCATGTTCGCGTCTCCGGGCTCGATCGCGTTCCAGCTCGGCCCCTTGGTGGTCCGGTGGTATGGGATCCTGACGGCGGTGGCCATCGTGGTGGGTCTGTGGCTCGTGGACCGGCAGGCGCGCGCCGAGCATCTCCCTGAAGACAAGATCTCGAGCTGTGTCATGTGGGGAGTCGTGACCGGGTACATCGGGGCGCGCCTCTACGAAGTGGCGTTCAACTGGGATTACTACGGCCGGAATTGGGCCAAGATTCCCGCCGTGTGGGAAGGGGGGCTCGCCATCCACGGCGGCCTCATCGTCGGTTCCGCGGTCGCCGCCGGGCTCGCCGCGTGGCGGGGCCTCCCGGTGCTGCGACTCCTGGACATCGCGGCGCCCAGCATGGCCATCGCGCAGGCCATCGGGCGCTGGGGGAATTTCTTCAACGAGGAGGCCTTTGGACGGCCGACCGATCTGCCCTGGGGCCTCTACATCTCGCCTCGACACCGGCCGCTCGAGTACCGGGGCGCGGAATTCTTCCACCCGACCTTTCTCTACGAATCGCTCTGGGACCTGGCGGTGTTCGCGGTCCTCGTCGGCTGGCTCCGCCCGCGCTGGCGTGACCGGCCGGGAGCGCTCTGCTTCTGGTACGTCGGCTTGTACTCGGTCGGGAGATTCGCCATCGAATCCATGCGGCTCGACAGCTTCTGGGCCGGCGGCTACCGCGTGCCCCAGCTCGCGAGCCTGGTCGGCATCGCCATTTCCATCTGCGGTCTCCTGTGGGTCAGCCGGGGCACCCGCAGCGGCACGAGCGCGGCGTGAATCCCGAGCATATTGTCCCAAAACATTTCGTCGAGGAGGACTAAGCCGATGGCGAGCGTCTACGAGCAGGTCTACCAGCGGTCCATGCGGGATCCCGAGGGGTTCTGGGCCGAGGCGGCCGAGGACATCTACTGGGACCGGCGCTGGGACAAGGTCTTCGACGACTCCCGCAAGCCTTTCTACCGCTGGTTCGTTGGCGGCCGGCTCAACACCTGCTTCAACGCGCTCGACCTGCACATCGAGCGGGGTCGGGGCAAGCAGATCGCGCTGATCTACGACAGCCCGGTGACGGGCACGGTGCGCAGCTACACGTACGAGGCGTTCCGCGACGAGGTGGCCCGCACGGCCGGGGCGCTCCGCCGCCAAGGCATCACCAAGGGCGACCGCGTCATCATCTACATGCCCATGGTGCCCGAGGCGGTCATCGCCATGCTGGCCTGCGCCCGCATCGGCGCCATCCACTCGGTGGTCTTCGGCGGG contains the following coding sequences:
- a CDS encoding CoA transferase, with product MPTDAFSALERLWSLAGCEAAALERVTLTGADPILPTDFKIGTAASAVIAAGALAASEIWRLRTGRGQSVSVDLRAAVAAFRSERYLRAESQPDLHLRDPIFGFYQAGDGRWIQIHSNLPHHHEGALRVLGCEDTREAAAAAVGKWTAGDLENAFAAAGLPTGMVRSRAEWHAHPQGLAVAELPLLEIVKIGQTPPQPAGAGPRALSGIRVLDLTRVIAGPICGRTLAGYGADVLNVSSKHLPNLLGLVIDTGLGKLSASLDLRQAGDADRLRALVRDCDVFCQSYRPGALARLGLGAEEMARLRPGIVYVTLSAFSHVGPWRERRGFETIIQSVSGMAHEQGLGAAGGEKPQHLPAQVVDHGTGYLAAFGAQVALARRAREGGSYLVRVSLAQTGKWVDALGRVDGRRTPDLTPDAVQDLMADMDSPYGRLRHVVPAARLSETPAFWSRPTVPLGTHPAAWPA
- a CDS encoding SDR family NAD(P)-dependent oxidoreductase codes for the protein MVRHLDVPDDSGISGKVAVVMGGGAAGAGIGNGRAAAILLARAGARVVVVDRTIDLAEQTVAMIKEQGWEALALEADITRAEDCAMVVKAALDQFGRLDLLDNNVGIGSRGSVVDETQENWRRVMQVNVETMFLAAKHAIPAMIRGGGGAIVNVSSISALRPRGLTAYSASKGAVIALTRAMAVDHGRDGVRVNCVAPGPVYTPMVYQRGMSAEARDRRRRASVLGIEGTGWDVGHAVRFLLSDHARYITGHTLVVDGGATLSGPERASE
- the pncA gene encoding bifunctional nicotinamidase/pyrazinamidase; amino-acid sequence: MTPTRRGFLTLAAGGFALAGGLARAFAQSKIKPGPRDLLLVVDVQNCFTPGGSLAVNDGDKIIPIINRLAPAFEHVILTQDWHTPGHISFASSHAGKKPFETVSLPYGTQVLWPDHCVQGTPGAELHKDLRIPHAELIIRKGYRNQMDSYSAFYEADGKTPTGLAGYLRERGLTTVFLVGLATDFCVFWSAMDARKAGFNALVIEDATRGIDAGGSMAKSWQEMLGAGVKRIQSTDVAV
- a CDS encoding ABC transporter substrate-binding protein codes for the protein MSLRRFHIAAWVAAALLLGVAQPGSAQAPSGEVTVSFHVTLAPSWFDPSTAPPQITPFGVLYAVHDALVRPLPGQKMGSSLAESWTESPDGLVYEFKLRRGLKFHNGDPVTADDAKWSFERYQGAGAKQLQTRVRQVDAVDPLTLRFQLKEPWPDFMTFYGTTATAAGIVLPRKYFEQVGADGFKQKPIGAGPYRFVSQRPGIDVVLEAFPGYWRHAPYVKRLTMKGVPDSTTRLTMLRSGETDFALFLDGPDAEAVKRDPRLTLTATRHASIFWIEFADQWDLKSPWSDKRLRLAVNYALDRKGTNEAACLGFCPPAGVIVPRVMDFALQVPPLPYDPGKAKQLLAEAGYPNGFDAGEFVAIPGFPTVGEAALNNLIAVGIRMRMRPMERAAFYAAWQEKKLRGLFLVAVGNSGNAASRVEAFIYSKGASAYGGYPDIDELFLQQARERDPAKREVLLHRIQQATIDRVMFAPLMDLRGLIAIGPRLADHTMNTIPMYPFPVYEDIRLKSQ
- the lgt gene encoding prolipoprotein diacylglyceryl transferase, producing the protein MFASPGSIAFQLGPLVVRWYGILTAVAIVVGLWLVDRQARAEHLPEDKISSCVMWGVVTGYIGARLYEVAFNWDYYGRNWAKIPAVWEGGLAIHGGLIVGSAVAAGLAAWRGLPVLRLLDIAAPSMAIAQAIGRWGNFFNEEAFGRPTDLPWGLYISPRHRPLEYRGAEFFHPTFLYESLWDLAVFAVLVGWLRPRWRDRPGALCFWYVGLYSVGRFAIESMRLDSFWAGGYRVPQLASLVGIAISICGLLWVSRGTRSGTSAA